ATCGCCTCCGCCCCGAAGCCGATCCACGGCAGCGGCGatacctttttttaaaaaaaattattgattttttacTCCATATATATACCCCATCCAGGCCACCAATTATTCACATTCATCCCACTTAATtttatctcactcacattttatttctctctAGTCACAATGTTTTTAATCAAtgtttttagttttgtttttttctgtatgttttttaaatgtaggattttttaatgtaattttttttgagttgtctttaatttatttttcttgttattttatattattttatttcacaccaacaattaaaagtgaaattataaaatagtGATGATACGGAAATGAGGTAGGCTGTGGGATGGGCTACTGACATAGCAGGAGGAAATGATGATAGACTCTGAGATGAGCTCCGAATTTAAGGCCACCACTGTGAATACCCTAATATGGGCCATATATAAAAGTTAGGAAAATAATACCACGAACTTACCTAGAGTTATCAATTACACTCCATGACTCCCGTTTGATGAGGTGTCAAAATTTAGCTTACATGGCTCGTAGGAATGTGTATGTGGACTTGGAGTTGCCATTAACCACGAGGATGTCATCGATGAAGGCCGTTGGTAACAATGTTAGTCAGTATCGGATGCCATGGTTATTGTTGTTAGCTTTCGGATGATAGATAAAAGGGGAAGAATTAAGACCCTAGGTAATTGCCATCCATGGGTTATCAAATGCAATGGACTTCATTGTCACAAGGTTTAAATTCAGACAGAATTTGTCAATGGTGTACTAATTGACAACCTTAGGTAAGTTAGTGAAACTATTTACCAGCATTGAAgtttgtggaaaaaaaaagataatatttCGGATAGATGCATGATATTACTCGTGAATTGGTAAAGAGTTACACTTAAAAAATAACTTGGTGGTTCCCTTTTGTAGAGACATTCTACAACCTTTTGCATTATTTCCAATGTGGGATGCAAGTTTTTGTTTTACAGCCCCATTTTAAAACAATGTTTTATTTGGAAATCCATTTTTATCCCAATTTATATTTATGAATTAACGAACTGATTTGAAGTCAGGAAATTGAGATCATCCATCTCACGATCTAAATGGTGGTCTTAGAGGATTGGGACCATATATATCTATATGgatgtgataaaaaaaatatctaatttCCCATACAAAACTAAGAGCTATCTTAACtttgtatattaaaaatatcaactcAATGATATAAGTTATCGACCGTATTTTGTGTTGGAAACTTATGTGCTTTTGTTGATATGTAAATTTACATGTCAATACAATGACATAAGTTTAAAAACAAAATCTTTGTTGATAAACTTGTCtttgttttaatatttttaacatGCAAAGTTGAGTTAGCTCTTAGTTTTGCATTAGAAATTAGTTAGCATTACAACgcgaccctatatatatatacatgatcCTTGAACATCTATCAATTCAATCCATTGTCATACCAAATAAAGAGCCTTGGTCCTTGAACATCGATCGATGCTCTTTCCATTGTGTTACCAAATATTCAACGCAATGTAGcaattaagaaataataaaggAAGCGCAAATCAAGGAGAATATCTAGAATTAGAAACAATGTAACACGAGCTTTGGCAAATTAAATTGATTGGGAAAAAATGCTGGAGAAATAATTCGAATCATCTCTAAGAAATGCGTTCAGACAATGAGGCTTCTTGttcaaatcaattaatttaaaataaacaaCAGCTTTTGTGTTGTCATTTCGCAACAATTAAAGAAAGCTACAAATAAAAGTTTCGGTGTTGTCATCATCTACTCACAACAATAgacaatttctatttttggattGTTGGTTAGAAAAAGACAGGCCAAAAGAGATGTGAAATCAACTGCTGCTTTCTGCATTTGTAATTGTGTGTTGTACATTTACGTGTCTCATACCCTTTTGTTTCTTGATTCTGAGCTATTGTACATATGTACGTATGTACGACTGTGTGATAATTGGATTCTTGAATCTGAGCTATTATACGTGTCGATATATTACTGAATCTTTGATTTGCATGTGTATCTATTAAGTTTCGGTATTTTTCTTAGTGGAATGAATCAATTTCTATTAGTTTTGTATGTGGGTTTGTAATTTTCTTGATCAGTCTTTGTGTTTATTGTGTCTCTAACATAATGATAATTGGTGTCTGCTATCGCCTATCTGCTGATTAGTGGTGCCCATTACTCTCAAGTTTTATCTATCTTTTCTTTTGATGGCTaacaaatactagtagtattataatTTGGGGTATCAATTATATATAGTAGGTCCAATTACATATTACAGGAGCGGGTTATTTCActcaaaaatatgaaatttacgTGGCAAATTTAAAAGTCCATATGCTGAGAAACGTTTTTTGcatgaaataattgaaagaaaaaaaaagtccaaaTATGAGATACCCAAGAAATTGTTGAAATTCAAAAAATGAGCTTGAATAAGACGAACTAACTTATAAGAATTTATTGAGATAATAGTTCGGATTAGTTTGAGTATGGAAGATGATGAAGTGAAGTTGACGATTAAGTGCAACTCAATTAGTAAAATGTTTTCCCTCTAAGTAATAGGTTAGGAGAATCGATAAAGACTTTTTACATGCTATTTACTCGAATACTAACAATAGTATACCTTCATGCTTGAGTGAAATGATACCATATGGGTGTAATATTTGATATAATATCGATTGAAGTCCATTATTTTGCGACTTTGTTTGGtcttttggtatttttttactCAGTGGtcatattttttacttttaaaattgAGAGAACTATAAATTTAGTCAATGAACTATGCAATAATATCAAACGCAATCCCCATTCTCTAAAAATCTCTCGACCCGGCTTTGACCATTGATGTAATAACACTGGAAGGACTTTTCCACTATTTTGTGACATCTTTATCATTTTGGTAAGTACTTCCTTCGTCatgcactacttgcacttatttcctttctgggcgtcccaagttatttgcactctttccatttttagtaacaatttattcCTAcggccgtaattgttgactttgtctattactcattccttaatctccgtgcccaaaaggaaaggtgcgagtagtgcgggacggagggagtatttttttttactaaatggGCATTTTTATACTTTGCAATTATTATTCTCTCCTCTTAGTGTCAAattaatactacctccgtcccccaaaattcgtcccggtttgaccgggcacgggttttaaggagtagtttgactttgtattaaatgaaggAGTATAGTGGAGTTTGGGTCCCACATGAATGCTTTTGTTTTATTGTTGTACAAATAAGGTATAAATGGTTTTATGCAAGTTTTGTACTCCATTAATtttgacataaaaaaataatgtgattaattaattgatgtgatTATAAATTCTGTGAATAAAAATTTAATGTGAATTTATTGTGTTTACATAGTTAGAATGATTAATTCGTGCAGATGAGTAATTATTTAATGCGAAATTAATGTGAATTATTTAATGCGAAATTAATGTGACTAAATATTGTTTGTGATTACATTATTAATGTGATTAAAAAGTTACTGCTATTTAATGTGATGAATAACTTTTGTGATTCAAccattaaacaaaaattttagTAAGTCACCCAGCAAATTCAACAAACTATAGTGTCTACAAAAAAATGATCAACAAAAATTTGAGAGATGAAGCTCATACATTTAACCATGCCTCTGCCTTTGAATACATTAGGGGCTACTACCCTATTCCATACAATTTGAGTGGGAATAAACCCAACTACCAACTCCAAAATGGagggaaaataattcaaatccaTGGAGGGAACATTTCATACACACAGAGATGGAGGGAACATCAACCTACACATAGTTATATAAGGACTAGATCTAACCACAACTTGAGATTTTTATCACTAAGTGCCctcagaaaaatatcatcacTGGGCTATGGAGGAGGAGCTGTCAGATAGAGGAAATCGCATAATACCAAGCCTCAAAAAAAATCTGCTAGCTCAAAGGCTGCTGCAATGGAGCCAGGCAGGAGAAGTACCATATGGAGCTATTCAAAAGGCAGCAACAGAGTTTGGAGTTAGCAGGAAGACATCCCAGAGAATATGGGCAGAAGCAAAAGTCCAAATTCATAGTGGAGTACCTGTCAACATAAAGGGCAGAGTTAAGGGCTACGAGCACAAAGACAAATTCCAGCTTGATGCTGGCAAGGTAAGAGAGTTGTCAGTTCTTGAGAGATCTAACATCCGTAAGCTTGCTTCAAAACTTGATGTAAGTAAGAGCACAGTTGGTAGGTTTGTGAAACAAAACCAACTAAGGCCACACACAAATGCCATAAAGCCTCTACTTAGTGCTTCAAACAAAGTTGCAAGAATGAGATGGGGTTTAAGCCATATTCAACCACTCATAGTAAATGGTATGCTAAAATATCACCCAATGCACAATGTAGTGCAtatagatgaaaaatggttTTACATGACTAAAACCTCAGATAGATACTACCTGCTGCCAGATGAAAATGAGCCATACAGATCATGTAAATCAAAGCGGTTCATCACAAAGGTGATGTTTATGTGTGCTGTGTGTAGACCTCATTTTGCAGAAAATGGGGAAGTCATTTTTGATGGAAAGATAGGCATTTTTCCATTCACAACTATGGAGCCAGCAAAGAGAAGATCTAAGAACAGACCAAGAGGGACTCTGGAGACAAAGCCCATTCAATCAGTGAACAAGGAAGTGATGAGAGAGTGCCTAATTCAGAAGGTACACTTTATTTTTTCCTTTATGTATACAAACACATATTAACAGATCATATATGTATAGATCATACCAGCAATCAAGGCAAAGTGGCCAGAAAATATAAGTAAGGAGATTTTCATTCAACAAGACAATGCCAAGCCTCATATACACCACAACGATGCTGACTTTCTGTCAGTTGCATCCACAGATGGGTTCCAGTTCCATATCAGGTGCCAACCACCACAATCCCCAGATTGCAATGTGTTGGATTTGGGTTATTTTAGAGCAATCCAATCTCTACAAGATGATAAGGTAGCTAAGGGTGTGGATGACTTGTTAAGGAATGTGCATAGCTCCTTTGATGAACTTAGCCCATACACACTCAACAATGTTTTCCTCACTCTACAAGGTTGTCTAACTGAGATTCTTAAGGTGCAAGGGGGTAATGACTACAAAACTCCACACATGAATAAAGAGAGGTTAACTAGGATTGGGACACTGCCAGTGACATTagaggttgaagaaggagttGTGAAGGCTGCTGTGGCATACCTCCAACAGCCAGAACATGATGTGAGTACAAACTATGACATCTCAGGTGTCACAGAAGCTGTGGGCTTCTAATTCAGAATGTAGGAATCATACTTTTTGTCAGTTGGTTGAGTAAGCCTCAGAATTAGGTGTGGCTTACTCCTATTCAACTGTTTTTGTCATTTTGTAAAGCCTCCAAACCTAAGCACAGGGGTGGCTTCTAAAATCCTAATCCGTCAGAAAGCTTTCATCATAGGGCAGCCTCCAAACCTGTATAGGGGTGGCTTCTAAGGGTGACTTGTAGTGTGAATGTGTTTGTATAATGATTTTGTATGGTTTTCTCAGCTTAATCCCTCAGATAGCATGTTTTAATCATGGACACATAAGCCTCCTAACCTTAGTACAGGGGTGGCTTATTAATAACAACAACTCAGCAACAAGAAACACAAACATAATCATCACAGGGAACACACCAGCACGGCAAACCATACAAAACCACTATGCACACACCATCATCAGCAAGCCATGCAAAATCATCACAGGGAACTCATCAGACACAACAAACAATACAAATGCCTCAGTATGGAGCCATTCAAACTTCATAAGCATTCATCACATCCAACACAAGAACATAAAACAACAGCCAATGCATTCAATCCCACATCATCCAAACCAACAACACCCACATACTACAGGGAACTCAACAACACCCACAATCCCACATCATCCAAACCATCAACACCCACAATCCCACATCATCCAAACCCATCAACACCCATGGCCTCCAGATAGATCAACCACCACAAACCCTAAATCAACTCAAACCCCCAGCCTCCAGACCCATCCACATCCATAAATCAGTACAAACCACCAGCCTCCAGACCCATCCACATCCATAAATCAGTACAAACCCCCAGCCTCCAGACCCATCCACACCCTAAACCATTACAAACCCCCAGCCTCCAGACCCATTAACACCCTCATTCTCCAAACCATCGGAAAACCACACCATCCAAACACAAATATTGGAATTTGAGGGACAACATACTTAGATTAGATCCAGAAACCTAGGCAGCAAGATCGCAAACATAGTCATCTCATTAGGCGAATACACGATGGGGGGAGCTTGCGAATtcgatggtggtggtggaccgTAGTAGGGGGTGGCTGGGGGTGGTGGGAGACCATAGTTGGGGGTGGCTGGGGGTGGTGGGGGGCCGTAGTATGGGGTTTCAGACCCAAAGTACTCAAACATCTCAGATCGGGGTAGATTTTCAGGTTCCGTTTCAGGGACAACGGTATCGGTATAGGTTCCGACATAATAGGGGGTGACAATGGGGGGGTATGCAGGCCAAAGATGCTCTGGCGTGTCTGGGACGACGAGTTCATCCAGATCTTCGACCGATAAACAAGACCAGGAGTCGAGATCTCCAGCCATCTCacaaaaaattagggtttctgtgGGAAATTTGGGGGAGGCGACGGGGCgacgaaattagggtttctggtCGAAGAAATACGAGGTGGATGGTGGATGAAATCAAATCGGGGGAGGCGAAGGATCGACGAAATTAGGGTTTCGGTGGATTTGAGGAGGCGGTGGGTGGAGGGTGCCCAGATTTCCACCATTTAAATCAGGGAAACAATGAGGGAATATGCTGCGTGTTATGGGGAAGGTAGGTGGGTGGTTGAAATGCATTGAAGGAGGCGATGGGTTGATGGAGAGCATTGAAGGAGGCGGTGGGGAGTTGGAGAGCATTGAAGGAGGCGGTGGGGACTGTAGAGGGAGACGAGAGAATAGCTCAAAAATAATGACCCATTTGCATTTTGCAAATGGGTcaaattgtaaatatttagaATGTGGAGGTGTGTAAATAAatgtccatttttagtaagtttgaagtgggacaaattttcagggacggccCGAAATGGTAAACTGGGacgaattttcagggacggaggtagtaattgTGATCGAAGATGAGGTGAAgagaaagagaataatgtaaaagtATGAAAATGCCCTTTGGATTGGAAAATACAAAAAGGGCAAAAAAGTCTCGTGGAAAAGTGCTTCCATCGTGGTCAGAGCTATGTGGAGATAGGGGTGAGTTATAATGctcacttttcttaaattgctaacttgttaactcatcaacgtagtgtattaaaaatgtcaacacggtcACATTAAAATGtgaacacatatttgtgttgacattttaataaactgtgttgagatttaaatattaatgtcaacacaatgtattaaaatatcaacgcaagtttatattgacatttcagtatcatcatgttaacatttttaatacactatgttgatgagttagcgagttagcaatttaagaaaaagttagcaacggatcacaaCCATGTGGAGATATATTTAAAGAATGTGGACCAATTCGGATGTTATTACATAGTTTATGGAGTAAATTTACAAGTTCTCTCTATCACAAAAGTTCAAAAATGCTCAttaggtaaaaaaaaattaccaaaaggGAAAATGTCACGAAATAGAGGTAAAGGACTTCCAACAATATCACAATATCAAAGGTTAAACTCATCCGgagatatttttaaagaataGAGACCACATTTGATATTACTACATAATTCAAGGACTTAATTTGTAGTTctctcattaaaataaaatggatattAGAGTCTCCTATCAACAATAAGTATTCTCCTGTACAAATGAGACTAGCAGTCATGACATTGGCTTACATCCATACTTCAGTGAGGAACGTAAAGTTTAATgtaatgatatatatatatatatatatgggtgcattataatgataaccccaatttgtgtgataaccatataactaaatctccaccacacatttttaaaatatgtggtctagatttaatctaataaaactatcattttatcaaataaaactatcatatttcggttatataagggcaaaattgtcatttcgacTACAACCTAACCTACGCAGAGAGCGATTCAAAGCACTCCAAatccctctcttcttcttcttcttcttcttcttcttcttcctcctctctccGTCATCTTTGATTTCGCGGCTAGCCGTCCCCGATGTCCAGCGCCGTCGGTCTCCGCTGCCAGTTCTCCTCCTCATCGCTGCCACCTTCGCCTCAGCCAAATTCACGGCGGCTTCAGCGCCGTTGCCGGCATCCCATCACTGCCGGAGTTTTTGAAAACTCCGGCAGTTAACATACTTGTCAGTGCTATAAGTATTGGCCCAGTTCACAAAAAAGGATGTGATGAAGGCGAGTGTCATGcttgagaagaagaaagaatatgGGACTATACTGGCTTTTGATGTTAAAGTAACACCAGAGGCTCGGGAACTTTTTGATGAACTTGGTGTAAATAATGGACATTATTTACTGTTTTCAATTATAAATATCTATTATATTGTTTGAGGATTTGCAATAATTTACCAAGTTACTCTGAGGTTGCTGAATTTTAATTAGGTGTGAATAAAAGAGCTACAATTATGGTTTGTAATTAAATCTTTTTGCCCTatttctattttcatttaataaatataCTCTCTtaccaaattttataaaatcagATTTTATATGTTTTTTAATGGTTATTAATAACCGCATCTACTCACTGGATATCAAAAATAATGTCCATTatttgaaagaagaataatatactactattataattcataagtttatttatttctaCCAGCCTATTAGATACTCGtatggataaaatgatacttttgtttaataatgatagttttagatttttggatgataaaatgatacttttgcatcataaaatgatactttgacgggatataatgatagtttcaaatgataaaatgatacttttgtttaataatgatagttttagatttttggatgataaaatgatacttttgcatcataaaatgatactttgacgggatacaatgatagtttcaaatgataaaatgatatttttgtttaataattatagttttagatttttggatgataaaatgatacttttgcatcataaaatgatactttgactggatacaatgatagtttcaaatgataaaatgatacttttgtttaataatgatagttttagatttttggatgataaaatgatacttttgcatcataaaatgatactttgacgggatacaatgatagtttcaaatgataaaatgatatttttgtttaataatgatagttttagatttttggatgataaaatgatacttttgcatcataaaatgatactttgacgggatacaatgatagtttcaaatgataaaatgatacttttgtttaataatgatagttttagatttttggatgataaaatgatacttttgattcataaaatgatactttgacggaatacaatgatagtttcaaatgataaaatgatacttttgtttaataaaaatagttttagatttttggatgataaaatgatacttttgcatcataaaatgatactttgacgggatacaatgatagtttcaaatgataaaatgatacttttgtttaataatgatagttttagatttttggatgataaaatgatacttttgcatcataaaatgatactttgactggatacaatgatagtttcaaatgataaaatgatacttttgtttaataatgatagttttagatttttggatgataaaatgatacttttgcatcataaaatgatactttgacgggatacaatgatagtttcaaatgataaaatgatacttttgtttaataatgatagttttagatttttggatgataaaatgattcttttgcatcataaaatgatactttgacgggataaaatgatagtttcaaatgataaaatgatacttttgtttaataatgatagttttatatttaatataatgaTACGTTACAAGCTGTGAGAAAACATATAATGATATGCTTGGTGTTTGATGCAATGGAGCTACAGTGGCCTTTTTGCAAAATACACGAATGGATATAACTTGCAGTGTTTGGTCGTAAATAACAGTGCGGAACAATAAGTTCAAAGATTAATATGCATTTGTGAGGGTCTAAAGTTGCATAttagcattgtgttgatatgaGCACTGTCCTGCTTGATTTGAACAGCGAAGTAGAAACCCATAGAAGGTTCATAGTAGTAAGTGCATAGTTTGCTGTTTACGTCCACCATGGTGTAAAATGTTGTCTGTGTAGCAAAGCTTTGACATATTAAGACCACAAACGAGACATATTATGGTTCAAGGACAGGAACTGCAAATTCAGTCACCCTACACCATTCAACTGTAACTTCATCTCCTGTCAAATACTTGACTGATAATCCTCTCGAAATGCAATCTCTGCAACGAAGAAACGAAAATTGCAGGgcatatttaatatttcaacatcaatttctcAGATTCAGCCTAGAACATCTATACTGTGGCATTGAACATTCGTTCTTACCTCAATCCAGTGGAACTGATCCCATTTGGCACCACTTCATCCACGACCATGATATTATTCTGCAAAATCATAGAGCCGACGTTCAAGATGAATTTTctggaaatgacatatttaccctctgcaccttttttatgaagtaaatctaagtttgaatctcagccacaagattagaaaatatgtgtggtccagatttggttagaGAGTTATCACGAAAATtgtgggttatcatatgatcacaactctatatatatatatatatatatatatatatatatagggtcatgttaAAGTCCTTTTCTAtgcttagatttaagttccaatTTGATTTGGATCGTTGGATCTGCTAGATGAACGACGCTGATTTAAGTCCTACTTAAACATTCCGTAGTTCATTATTTCGTTTATttcgtgcattatgagggtgaaTTAGTAATTTTACGTTCTAAAATCTGAAGAAAATGAGGAGCCACGATTTTAGCGGGATACCCCCACTACTTTCCATCTACCGCCTCATTCATCAGAAACCGTATTTACTCCCGCTTCTCTCTCCAAAGCGTCTTCTCAAATTCCATTCAACTagcaaaccctagccgccaccgCCATTGTATTCGCCGGTTAAACTGAAATTCAAGCCGTTTTACAGTCGATTTGCAGGCTTCGGTTCTGTTCAGAACAATACTCCACCGAGTTTTAAGAAGAGGTAGGGTTTTCCGATTGTTAATTTCGTGTTTCAATAACCCTTTCTTCAAGATTCGCCAGTAACACAACACCCACACCACCATTCAGCCGATTACCACCAATCCGACGTATTTGTTAATAAAATCAATCTCCGTTTTTGTTTGGTTGGATTCCTTCGCAGatcttaaaatgacaaaaagagGACGACCAACCAATTCACAGCAATCCCAGCAAGAGGGTGAGCTTTTGTCTGTAGGTTCAATTCGAATTGCTTTGTATGTTTAGTTTGTAATCCCACATGGAAaaacataatttgtacattatttgcaTAATTGTGTGCATTAATTTAACTACTGTATCCATTAGTCGTATGCTGGTTGATTGTATTTGTATAAAATTATTCAATGTTGGCGTGTTCATTACTGTGATGGATAtggacattatatgtgtattttgatggTTTGAAGTTGTCGCGGAGTTGGTGTAATCTGTATATGTGCATTCCCTGTTATGATAAATGGTTTATAAAatctgtttgttcattacttgatatAAACTGTACATTATTTGCCAATGTGACTACATTATTTTAACATGTAAATGCAGTTTGCTCAtatcttttttaatttgtcaGATAACAAGTGTAATATTTGTGTTTTTAGAATCTCAATCCATTATTGTTAATGTGTGAGTACATTGTGAATGTTGTTGGTTGGATTTTAGATTGTGAAAGAGTAAATTCAGAAACTGTTTGTTCATTACGTTATTTAAACGCTTCATTATTTGCCAATGAGACAACATTATTTCAGATTCTGAATGAATTATGGTCGTTTCTGTTTTAATTGGCAGATGACAAATGTGATATTTGtatattcattaattcatatatactct
This window of the Salvia splendens isolate huo1 unplaced genomic scaffold, SspV2 ctg662, whole genome shotgun sequence genome carries:
- the LOC121790904 gene encoding uncharacterized protein LOC121790904, with the protein product MEEELSDRGNRIIPSLKKNLLAQRLLQWSQAGEVPYGAIQKAATEFGVSRKTSQRIWAEAKVQIHSGVPVNIKGRVKGYEHKDKFQLDAGKVRELSVLERSNIRKLASKLDVSKSTVGRFVKQNQLRPHTNAIKPLLSASNKVARMRWGLSHIQPLIVNGMLKYHPMHNVVHIDEKWFYMTKTSDRYYLLPDENEPYRSCKSKRFITKVMFMCAVCRPHFAENGEVIFDGKIGIFPFTTMEPAKRRSKNRPRGTLETKPIQSVNKEVMRECLIQKIIPAIKAKWPENISKEIFIQQDNAKPHIHHNDADFLSVASTDGFQFHIRCQPPQSPDCNVLDLGYFRAIQSLQDDKVAKGVDDLLRNVHSSFDELSPYTLNNVFLTLQGCLTEILKVQGGNDYKTPHMNKERLTRIGTLPVTLEVEEGVVKAAVAYLQQPEHDVSTNYDISGVTEAVGF